The following DNA comes from Nitrospirota bacterium.
GTCCAACGCGTCGCCTTCCAGCCAAACCGAAAAGCCCGGCGCAGCCAGCAGATTGTTGAGTTGCATGGCGAGCGCGAACCGGTCCTTCGCAGGATAGAACGATTCCAGATCGACCACGCCCACGTGAGAGACCGGCGGGGCTTGAATCTGCCGGATCAGCGTCGCGAGGTCCAGGTCCTGCCCCCGCTTCCACGCCGTCTCCAGGATGGTCGAGATGAGGATGTGCTCGCGGCTCTTGATCGGATCGGTCTCGATGCCCAAGAGGCCCAGCAAGCCGGTGGCGGTGGTGCTGATCCGTTCGCGCAAGCGTTCCGCGTCGTCGAGGTTGTCGCCCGACGGGGCGGCGAACGATTTCACAATCGACACGGGCAGGCCGGCATGGCTCCCCGGCGTGTAGACGACGAACTCGGCGGCATCCCGCAGGCGCTGGATGCGGGTTCCGTCCTGTCCCCACTCGGCCAGGCCTTTCCTCCACAGCTCCGCCTGCTGCCGGGCGTAGTCCGCCGGGGACAGGCCCTTGTTGCGCGCCTCGTCTTCATTGATCCAGGGCGCGAAGTCTTCAGCGCGCAGCTCGGGGAAGGTCAGGAGGAGATTGGCCAAGTCGCCTTTCGGATCGATGACGAGGGCGGGAATACCGTCGAGGGCGGCCTCTTCGAGCAACCCGATGCAGAGGCCGGTCTTGCCGCTCCCGGTCATCCCGACGCAGATTGCATGCGTGACCAGATCCTTCGAGTCGTAGAGCAGCCAACCCAACTTGGGCTTCTTTTTGGCCGGATCATACGGACGGCCGAGATAAAAGGCGCCGAGCTTTTCGAAGTCTTGCATAGACATCCTCGTGATCGGTCAATGGTCATCAGTCACCGGTCAATGGGCCCGGAATCCATTGTGCGCGGCCCTCCCCGCTATTGACCGTTGACCGATGACCGTTGACCGCCTACTCCCGCCTCTCGGAGCACCTGTCCCGTGTACGACCGCCTCGACCGGGCCACCTCCCGCGGCGTTCCTTCGGCCACGATCTCGCCACCGTGATCGCCGCCTTCCGGTCCCAGGTCGATGATCCAGTCGGCGTTCTTGATGACGTCCAGGTTGTGTTCGATGACCACGACCGTGTTGCCGGCTTCGACCAACCGGTTGAGCACGTCCAGCAGGCGCTGGATGTCGGCGAAATGCAGACCGGTGGTCGGTTCGTCCAGAATGTACAGGGTGCGGCCGGTGGCCCGTTTGGACAATTCGCGCGAGAGTTTCACCCGCTGCGCCTCGCCGCCGGAGAGGGTCGTGGCGGACTGGCCGAGCTTGATGTAGTGCAGCCCCACGTCATGCAGCGTCTGCAGTTTCGCCTTGATCAGCGGGATAGGTTCAAAAAATTCCAGCGCCTCGTCCACCGTCATGTTCAGGATGTCCGCGATGCTGCGGCCCTTATAGTGGATGTCCAGCGTCTCTCGGTTGTACCGCTGGCCCTTGCAGACTTCGCAGGTCACATAGATGTCCGGCAGGAAGTGCATCTCGATCTTGATGAGGCCGTCCCCCTGGCAGGCTTCGCAGCGACCGCCCTTCACGTTGAAGCTGTAGCGGCCGGGCTTGTACCCGCGGACGCGCGACTCCGGGAGGTTCGAAAACAAATCGCGGATGAACGTGAACAGGCCCGTGTAGGTCGCCGGGTTGGAGCGCGGCGTCCGGCCGATCGGGGACTGGTCGATGTCGATCACCTTGTCCAACGCCTCGACACCCAGCAGGTCTTTACAGCCATCCAGCCTCACCGCATCTCCACTCCGGACTTTTCGCCACTCTTCGTGACGCGTGACGCGTGACGCGTGACGGGAAGGAGGCTGAGGGCTGATGGCAGATTGCTTGGTTCCCAGGAGCTGCGACAGCGAGTGCCAGAGCACTTCCAGCACCAACGTGCTTTTCCCTGATCCCGAAACGCCGGTGACGCAGGTGAACAGGCCGAGCGGGACGCGGGCCGTGATGCCCTTGAGGTTGTGTTTGCGCGCCCCCACGACGCTGAGGAAGCCTTTAGGCTTGCGCTCTCGATGCGGAAGCGTCACCGAGAGATCGCCGCGCAGGTAGCGGCCGGTGAGGGACTCCGGATTCGTCATCACATCCGCCGGCGTCCCTTGGGCGATGATCCGGCCGCCATGCGCGCCGGCCCCGGGCCCCAGGTCCAAGATGTGGTCCGCCGCCCGCATGGTTTCCGCATCATGTTCGACGACGATGACCGTGTTGCCCATGTCGCGCAGGCGCAGGAGCGTCTGCAGCAGCCGCCGGTTGTCCCGCTGGTGCAATCCGATGGACGGTTCGTCGAGGATGTAGAGGACGCCGACCAGTCCGGAGCCGATCTGCGTCGCCAGTCGAATCCGCTGCCCTTCGCCGCCCGACAGCGTCGCCGCCGGCCGGTCCAGCGTCAGATAATCAAGCCCCACATTGACCAGGAATCCCAGCCGTTCACGAACCTCTTTCAGAATGCGTTGGGCGATCAGCGTCTCGCGCTCCGTCAACTTGAGCGACTGGAAGAAGTCCGCCGCCGCGCGGACGGAGAGTTGCGTCACGTCCGCGATCGACCGGCGGGCGATCTTCACGGACAGGCTTTCCGGTTTCAGCCGCGCGCCCTTGCAGACGGAACACAGGTCGAGCAGGGTGAAATCTTCATCCTCGGGACAGCCCGTCGTCATGGCATAGCCGATGCCGTCGCAGGCCGGACAGGCGCCGTGCGGGCTGTTGAACGAAAAGATGCGGGGCGTGATTTCCGGGTAGCTGACGCCGCAGCGGATGCACGCCAGCTTCTCGCTATACAGGTGGGTCCTGCCGTCTTCGGTCAGCACCCCGACCAGACCGCCGGCCAGCTTGAGCGAGGTCTCGACCGAGTCGGCCAGCCGCCGAGCCAGCGCCTCGCCGGATTTCATGACCAGCCGGTCCACGATGATCTCGATCGTATGCTTTTTCTGTTTGTCGAGCGCGATGTCTTCGCCCAGATCCACAAGGCGATCGTCGATCCGCGCCCGCACGTACCCGGCCCGCCGCATGTCCAGCAGTTCCTTCCTGTACTCGCCCTTCCGCCCGCGGACGATGGGCGCCAGGATCTGGAACTTGGTCCCCTCTGGCAGCTCCCGGATCGCGTCGACCATCTGCTGCACGGTCTGCGCGGTGATCTCCTCGCCGCAGTTGAAACAGAAGGGATGGCCGACCCGGGCGAACAACAACCGGAGATAGTCGTAAATTTCCGTGACGGTGCCGACGGTGGAGCGGGGGTTGTGGCTGGTGCTCTTCTGTTCGATGGAGATGGCCGGCGACAGCCCTTCGATGGCATCCACGTCCGGCTTGCCCATCTGTTCCAGGAACTGGCGGGCGTAGGCGGAGAGCGATTCGACGTAACGGCGCTGGCCCTCGGCGTAGATGGTGTCGAAGGCGAGAGAGGATTTGCCCGACCCGCTCAGGCCCGTGATGACGACGAGCTTGTCCCGCGGAATCTCAAGATCGAGATTCTTGAGGTTGTGCTCCCGGGCGCCGCGGATAATGATGGAGCCGGACATAGGGAGCGGGATTATATCATGGGGGCGAGGGAAGAGGACGTGCGCGGGTCAACGCCGGCGGCCGGGCGGCCGCTTCAACGCTTCGCCCCAGCGCGCCAGGAACGCAGTGACGAAGTCGTGTTCATTCGCCGCCTCGACGGCCAGCGGGGCCAGCGCCAGCGCCACTGTGAGGGCGAGGTGATAACCCTCCGAGCGGGAGGCTTCGGCGCGCCGGTAGGCGGGATGAGCGTCGTTGACGACGACCGTGGACTCGACCAGACGGCCCAGCTCCGGATCATCGGGCGCGGACTCAAACCGGATGGTCAGTCCGTAGCGCCCGGGGCGCGGCTTGCCGCGCGCGCCGGGGAGGACCGTGTCGGTCGCGGGCGGTTCTATCTCACCTTCAGGCTGGGCCTGCGGTTGAGTCGACTCTTCCGCTGGTCCTGGCTCTTCCGCCGGTTCCTTGAGGTCCCGGCTTTCCGGCTGCTCCGCTTGCTGATCACCGATCGTTTGCTCTGCCGATGGAGTGACCGTCGCGGCAAGCGGCCCTGGACCGTCCTGAGCCTCCCCTCCACGGCCAATCGGCAGCCGCTTTTGCCCGCCGGCCCGCCGCTCGACGAGGGAGGCCAGCAGCGGAAAATCTTCCGCCAGATCCACCAGCACCTGCTCGAGATCGCGTTCGACCGGCCGCACTTTCCGGCGGCGCACCTCTTCCGTGGGCTCGCGCCCGTCCCCCCACGCGGAGAGCTGCGCCGACACCGCCTCCTGCAGGGCTTTCCGGTACGCGAGATAGATCGCGCCGCGGGAACCGACGCGGACGAAATCGCCTTTATTGAGCGTGAGACAGGCGGCTAGCGCCGGCGCTTCGACCACGCCGCCGATCCGGTCCGGCGCCGACGGGGTGAGGCCGAGCCATTCCCAGCCTCGTTTGATGACCTTGCCGAACGTGCAGATCGCGACGCCGCGGCGATCCTCGGGCAACGGCGTCGGCTCCCGGACCAGATACCCGACCGCGGCTGGCTTGCGTTTGCGGGCCAGGCGCACCGCGATCGGCGCGGTGTCCGCCCCGCGCCAGGTCTCGGGCGGGAGCCGCCGGCCGTTCACTTCGAAGACGACTCCCTTGGGATAGTGGGATATCAGGATGTCGGTGAATGTCGGATCGAGCAGCGACTGAAAGTGATGGCGGACGGTCGTCTCGACATACCCGTCATCGAGCAGGGGCGAGAGCGCGTTCTGGAGCTTGAGCCGGACGCCCGTCCCGCGTTCGACGACGAGGCCCGGAGGCGGGATCCATTTCCACGGCGCCCGATGCCGCGACGCCAACGCCCACCGCGTCGCCACATGGGTCTTGCCCCGGCGCGTTTCGGTCACGACTTCTTCGCAGACCAACAACCCGAGCTTGATGCCGACGCCGGCGAAGCCGATCCCCTCGCCGCGCGTCTTGGTGCTCGCCGCGAGGTCGTGATATCGGACCAGATCCCGCCGCTGCATGCCGGACCCGTTATCCACCACGGTCAGCGTCGCTTGCGCGGGATCGGTCAGCAGGGCGATGCGCGTGGCGCCGGAATCCAGAGAGTTGGCCACAATCTCGGTCAAGATGGTTTCCTCGATCGCGCCGGGATAGGCGTCGCGCAAGTCTTCCAGGAGGTGCAGCAGATCAACGCGGGTTTCGCCCATAAAGCCCGCCCCTTACGGCTCCTATTTTCCCCCTAACCCCACCTGAATCAGGAAATCCGCCAAACGCTGATAGCTGCTACGGGATCTGCAGACACCGGCCGCGTCAAGGCTTTTTGTTCCTTCCCCACCAGCCTTGCTCCGAAGCGGAGACTCGGGGTGCACGTTCAGGATGCGCTCAAAAACCGAGACAAAGGCCACAATGGCCCAATCATCCAGATCTGCCTTGGCCAACGTGAGTCGACGTTTCGCCCCTTCCGGCGGTAAGCCCAGGAAGGTAGTCCGGTGAAAGAATGCGCGCTTGGTGGACTTGCCAACAAGTTCGCTGGTGACTGTGAAGCAGTCGCGGAGCGTGAGATAGCTGTCCCGAACCGCGTCGAGTTCCGTCACACAAGAGCGCGCTTGAGGAGATCGGTGAAGAGGTCTTCAGTAAGTTCGGGGAACTCAGCAGGCTGCCTACCCATGCCGTAAACCCACTTCTCCTGATCCGCAAAGTACAGGAACATGTAGGTGCCGTTGACAGATTCCATATCCACTCGGCCGTCCGCGCCGATGATGGTGCTACCGATCGGTCTGAGTTTCACGGTCTTGCCGGCAGCCGTCAGTCTGAGGCATGGGGCTGTGTACGCGCCAAGAGCTTCCTCAGTAATCTTGATTTTGTCCTCGTGGACCTTGACCAACTTCTCGCGCTGCGCCTCCGCAAGCCACGAACGGACCTGCTCGAAGAAGGCGTCAACCGCATCAAGATATTTCTTGCGCCGTCGAGCCTGGCGTTCCGGTGACCTGGCCTTTTGTTTCTCTCGAAGGAAATCCGTCAGCGTACCCACGCGAACACCTCGTGCCGCGTCATCAAAAGAGGCGGAAATGTCGTCAATGTATATCAGGATTGCACGGGTTAGCCAAGGGGCGGTGTCTACGCACTCAAGCGTCTACGCCGACACAGCGGTCCGGGGAAACTAACCCTAATCGGGCTCGCCTTGACAACGCCCGGAGGCGGGTGTTACGAGCAAGGCCCATGCTGCAGCTCGATGAACGGCCCGTGCGCGCGGAGGCGCCGAGCGAATCCTCGGCGACGACCGTGTCTTCCTGGTCCGGCAAGGCCCGCGAGGATGCGGTGCAGCGGATGTTCACCGCGATCGCGCGGTTCTACGACCTCAACAATTCCCTGTTGAGTTTCGGCCTCCATCACCGGTGGAAGCACATCGCCGCCTCGTACGTGCCGGCCGTCGAGAACGGTCGCGCGGTCGACATCGGCGCCGGCACCGCCGACTTGGCGCTGTTGATCGAACGCCGCGTGGGACCGAAGGGCTACGTCGTGGCCACGGACCTGAACGACGCCATGCTTCGGGAAGGCGCGCGGAAGGTCGCCCGCCGGGGCTTGAGCCGTCGCATCCCCTGCCTGCGCGCGAACGCGGAGGACTTGGGCTTCAAGGACGAGAGCGTCGACGCCGTCACGGCCGGTTTCTGCGTGAGGAACGTCGGCAACCTGCCGCGGGCGCTCGGCGAGATCCATCGCGTGCTCAAGCCGGGCGGCCGGTTCGTGTGTTTGGAATTTTCCCAGCCGGTGCGGCCGTGGCTGCTGCGGCTCTATGATTGGTATTCGTTCCGGCTCCTGCCGCGCATCGGGACGCTGGTCGCGCACGACAAGACCGGGGTGTATCACTATTTGCCGGCGTCGATTCGGACCTTTCCGGATCAGGAACGGTTCAGCGCGCTGCTGCGGGAAGCTGGCTTCCGGCAGGTGGAGTACCGCAACCTCAGCGGCGGTATCGTGGCGATCCACGTCGCGGTCAAATAGCTAACAGCCGGCAGCGAATAGCTGAGAGCTTCAACCAAAGGCGCTGTTCGCCACTCGCCATTAGCTACCAGCTATGGGTATGAACTCCATCCTTTATATCTTTTTGCCCTGCAAGAAGGTCTATCCCATCGGGGTGACCTACCTGGCGGATTTTATCCATCGGCGGAAGCCGGAGGTGCGGCAGCGCATCCTGGACCTGTCGCTGTATCCGGAGAAAGAGCGGTCGCGCATGCTGCGCGACGCGGCGTCGGCGTTTCGGCCGGACCTCGTCTGCTTTTCCTGGCGCGACATTCAGATTTTCTCTCCCCACGAAGGCGACGCCTCGCTGGAACATGCCTTCAATTTTTATTTCGCGAGCAATCCGTTCAAGCGGATCGTGGCGTCGGTCGCGGGGCTGAAGCAGCTCTACCGGTATTACAGCCACATCCGCGCGAACCTGTCCTATCCCTGGCTGATCCGGCGGGAATTCCCGACAGCGCAGATCATGATCGGCGGCGGCGCCTTCACCGCGTTCGCCGATCAACTTATCGAAAAGCTGCCGGAAGGAACCATCGGCATTCTCGGCGAAGGCGAAGACGCGATTCTCAAGGTGGTCGAAGGGCAGCCGCTCGACGGCGAGCGCTATATCATCCGCGACGGCAAGCAGATCCTGAAGGGCGAGCAGCGCGCCCCGGCTCTGTTGGATGCGCTGACGGTCGATCTCCCCTACCTGACCTCGATCTTCCCCCAGTACGCCGAATACCTCGGCGAGGCGATCGGCGTGCAGACCAAGCGGGGCTGCCCCTACGACTGCGCCTTTTGCCTCTATCCCTATATCGAGGGCAAGCGGGTCCGCTATCGACCGCCGGAGATGGTCGTCCGGGATCTCTCCCAGCACTATCACCAGTGGGGCGCGCGCCGGTTCTGGTTCACGGACGCCCAGTTCATCACGGGCAAAGAAGCCTACCCCCAGTGCACGGAGATCCTGGAGCGGATCATCAAGGAGCAATTGGAGATCGAATGGTCCGGCTACATCCGAACGTCGCTGATCACCCCGGACCTCGCCAAGCTCATGGTCCGTTCGGGGGTCGGGGACCTGGAAGTCGCCATCACCTCCGGGTCCCAGGAGGTCCTCAACAATCTCCACATGGGCTTCAAGCTGGAACGCCTCTATGACGGCTGCCGGTACCTGGCCGAAGCCGGGTTCAAGGGCAAGGTCATCCTGAATTACTCGCTGAATTCTCCGAAAGAAACCGAGAAAACTCTGCTCCAGAGCGTCGAGTCATACAAGGTGGTGGCCTCGATCCTGGGCGAAGACCGGGTCTTCCCGCTGATGTTCTTCCTGGGAATCCAACCGAACACCGACCTGGAGCACCGGCTCTTGGAGGAGGGCTATTTGTCCGCCGGCTACAATCCCCTCATGCTCACCCCGACCAGTATCCGGAAGCTGCTGTATAACCCGGCGCCGCTCAACAAGATCATCGCCAAGGCCTGCCTGGCCGCGTGGGAAAGAAAACATGGGAGTCGCGACCCTCGAGCGTGGACCGGCTCCCTCTCCCAGACCCGGTCCCAGGCCAAGTATGCCGACGACAATCTGATCCGCGGCATCGAAGGCAACTCCGGCCGCGACGCGCTCCTGACCCTGGAAGAAATCCTCCGCTCCCGCCAATCATCTCGCTCTTCGACGCCTTCCCCTGAAAAAACGACAGCGACCTTGGCCGGTTAACTTGGTTAAATCCTCCCATCCTTCAACACACTTCTGAGCGGGTGACACTGGGCTGGGGCCCGGGCACGCGCAGCGGGGCCCCACACCGGGCGGGGTGCGAGCATGCCCGGGCTGCCCGGTGGCAGGACCCGCTCATTCGCTCAAACCTCCCTTGCAATCCCCGCAATTCCGGTGCTATCATGCCTGCTCATTTCGGCCCGGGACCATTTTTGTCTGGATTTTCTTGGGATTAGCTCCTGTCGGCCGATGGGTTCCTGAAGGAGGCGCCTCGATGTACAAGACGATCTATATCCCGGTCGACAATTCGGACCATTCCAACATGGCTGTTGACCTCGGGATTCAGCTCGCCAAAACCTTCGGCTCCAAGATCGTGGGCAGCCACGTCTATGCGGCCAAGATGCATGACAAACGGTTCAAGCAGATGGAGGCCGGCCTTCCCGAGGAATACCACGACGAAAAGGAGCTGGACCGGCAGCGGCAGATCCACGACTCCCTGATCACCCGCGGGCTCCAGATCATCACCGACTCCTACCTGGATTACGTGGACAAGAAATGCTCCGAAGCCAACCTGCCCCTGGAGCGGCGCTCACTGGAGGGACGGAACTGGAAGGTCTTGGCCGAAGATATCAATACCAACGGCTATGACCTGGTCGTCATGGGGGCGCTGGGGGTCGGAGCCGTCAAGGACAGCGTCATCGGGAGCAACACCGAACGGGTCGCCCGCCGCGTCCGTAATTCCGACATGCTCATCGTCAAGCAGACGCAGCCCATGACGGGCGGGAAGATCGTCGTGGCAGTGGACGGCAGTCCCTATTCCTTCGGCGGGCTCATGACCGGCATCGCCTTGGGCAAGGCGCTGAACAAACCGGTCGAAGCCATCTCGGCGTTCGATCCCTACTTCCACTACGCGGCCTTCCACAGCATCTCCGGGGTGCTGAACGAAGAAGCCGGCAAGGTCTTTCGCTTCAAGGAGCAGGAAAAGCTGCACGAGGAAATCATCGACAGCGGACTGGCCAAGATTTACCAGTCCCATCTGGATATCTCGCGCGAACTGGCCCAGGCCGAGCAGACCGACATCAAGACCACCCTGCTGGACGGCAAGGCTTTCGAAAAGATCATTCAATACGTCCGCAAGGAGATTCCGTGGCTCCTCATCGTCGGCCGGATCGGCGTCCACAGCGACGACGACATGGACATCGGAAGCAACACCGAGAACCTCCTGCGCAGCTCCCCCTGCAACATTCTGATCTCCAACCGCAAGCATGTGCCGCCGATCGACACCCAGGCCGAGTACACCATCGCCTGGACCGAGGAAGCCCTGCGTCGCATGGAGAAGATTCCGGTCTTCGCCCGCGGCGTGGCCAAAACGGCCATCCACCGCTATGCGATCGAGAAGGGTCACACCATTATCAGCAACACGGTCGTGGACGCCGCCGTCGGCCACATCCTGCCGAAGGGCGCCATGGAAGCGATGAAGGCGCTCGGGGCGGGGCTCGATGCGTCCGGGATCGATCGCAACAAAATGCAGGCGGACGACGAAGTGGCGAAGGACCTCATGGGCTCCACCCTGAGCGGGATGATGACCGAGATCGTGCAGGAGAAGCCGAAAGTCAGCGCGGGCACGCAGGCGTATCTGGACCGGATGAGCCAGAACTATTTCGTCTGCGACGGCTGCGGCTACATCGGCAAGGGTGACACGCCGGTCAAGTGCCCGGTCTGCGGCGCGACGGGGGATCGGTTCAAGCAGGTGGACAAGAGCATTTTCGAGGCGGCGGCCAGAGCCGAGGGCGGGCTGGAAACCGATGTGGCTTACGACGACGTGCCGATGCAATGGACCAAAGACGCGAAGGAAGCCATCCGGGCGGTACCGGCCGGGTTCCAACGTCGCCGGGCGAAGGCGAAGATCGAGAAGAGCGCGAGAAAGCTCGGCATGACCACGATCACGCTGGAGTTCGCCGCCCCCATGATCAAGGAAGCCGCGGCGGAGGACTATACCCCCATCTTCGCCAACAAAGGCACCGGCACGGCGCCGGCCGCGGAAGCCAAACTGGCGGCGGCGGAAACCCGGGAGCCCGGCCCGGCCAAGAGCGACAACGGCAATGGAAACGGCCGGACGGAGCCGGCCTCGCCGTACACCTGGACGCCCGAGGCTCAGGCCAGGCTGGAGCGGGCGCCCGAAGGCTTCATGCGCGACTGCACCCGCGCGCTGATCCAAAAACACGCCGATAAGATCGGGACGACCGTGATCACGCTTGAAGTCGCCAACGAGGGAATCGAACAGGCCAAGGGCGTCATGCAAGAAGCGATGAAGACCGGCAACCTGAAAGACATCATCGCCAACCTCACAGGCAAAACTACCTCAAGCTGAAATGAGAAATGTGGAATTGTCCGAAGAAACGTTTCAAATTTTCCATTTCGCATTCCTAATTTCTAATTGCTAATTCCTAATTCCACATTGTCCCTAACCCATGGGTAAGTCGCTGCCGATCATCAATGTCCCGCAACAGCTCGCGGGGATGCTTGGCTCGCTCGGAGAGCAGATCTCGCGGTTCGTGCCCGCTCAGGGTACATCCGACGTCCCCCGCGACGGCCGGACCGTGGACGACTTCAAGCCCTACCTCGTCGCGCTCAATCTCACCAAGCGCTGCAACCTCAAATGCGCGCACTGTTATCTCGACGCCACCACCAAAGCCGGCGGCGGCTCCGATGAGCTGACCACCGAGGAATGTTTCCGGCTCATCGACCAGATCGCCGAGGTCAACAACGGCTGCCTGCTGGTCATCACGGGAGGGGAACCGCTCACCCGTCCCGACATCCTGGACATCGCCCGGCACGCGGTGAAGCTCGGCTTCATGGTCGTCTTCGGCACCAATGGGATGCTGATCAACGACCGGATGGCCAAAGAGCTGGTCGAGATCGGCGTCATGGGCGTGGGGATCAGCATCGATTCGCTCGATCCGCTGAAACACGACAAATTCCGCGGCCTGCCCGGCGCGTGGAAAGGCGCGGTGGCGGGGATCGAAGCTTGCAAGCGGAACGGGCTCCAGTTTCAGATCCATTTCAGCACCCAGCCCATGAATTACAAAGAACTGCCGGACGTGATCGAATGGGCGCACACCCTCGGCGCCAGGGTGTTGAACGTCTTCTTCATGGTGTGCACCGGCCGCGGCGAAGAACTGACGGACATCACCCCGGCCCAGTACGAGGAAGTGCTGGGGTATCTCGTCGAATGCCAGGACAGGTACAAGGACATGCTCG
Coding sequences within:
- a CDS encoding ATP-binding protein, with translation MGETRVDLLHLLEDLRDAYPGAIEETILTEIVANSLDSGATRIALLTDPAQATLTVVDNGSGMQRRDLVRYHDLAASTKTRGEGIGFAGVGIKLGLLVCEEVVTETRRGKTHVATRWALASRHRAPWKWIPPPGLVVERGTGVRLKLQNALSPLLDDGYVETTVRHHFQSLLDPTFTDILISHYPKGVVFEVNGRRLPPETWRGADTAPIAVRLARKRKPAAVGYLVREPTPLPEDRRGVAICTFGKVIKRGWEWLGLTPSAPDRIGGVVEAPALAACLTLNKGDFVRVGSRGAIYLAYRKALQEAVSAQLSAWGDGREPTEEVRRRKVRPVERDLEQVLVDLAEDFPLLASLVERRAGGQKRLPIGRGGEAQDGPGPLAATVTPSAEQTIGDQQAEQPESRDLKEPAEEPGPAEESTQPQAQPEGEIEPPATDTVLPGARGKPRPGRYGLTIRFESAPDDPELGRLVESTVVVNDAHPAYRRAEASRSEGYHLALTVALALAPLAVEAANEHDFVTAFLARWGEALKRPPGRRR
- a CDS encoding universal stress protein; its protein translation is MYKTIYIPVDNSDHSNMAVDLGIQLAKTFGSKIVGSHVYAAKMHDKRFKQMEAGLPEEYHDEKELDRQRQIHDSLITRGLQIITDSYLDYVDKKCSEANLPLERRSLEGRNWKVLAEDINTNGYDLVVMGALGVGAVKDSVIGSNTERVARRVRNSDMLIVKQTQPMTGGKIVVAVDGSPYSFGGLMTGIALGKALNKPVEAISAFDPYFHYAAFHSISGVLNEEAGKVFRFKEQEKLHEEIIDSGLAKIYQSHLDISRELAQAEQTDIKTTLLDGKAFEKIIQYVRKEIPWLLIVGRIGVHSDDDMDIGSNTENLLRSSPCNILISNRKHVPPIDTQAEYTIAWTEEALRRMEKIPVFARGVAKTAIHRYAIEKGHTIISNTVVDAAVGHILPKGAMEAMKALGAGLDASGIDRNKMQADDEVAKDLMGSTLSGMMTEIVQEKPKVSAGTQAYLDRMSQNYFVCDGCGYIGKGDTPVKCPVCGATGDRFKQVDKSIFEAAARAEGGLETDVAYDDVPMQWTKDAKEAIRAVPAGFQRRRAKAKIEKSARKLGMTTITLEFAAPMIKEAAAEDYTPIFANKGTGTAPAAEAKLAAAETREPGPAKSDNGNGNGRTEPASPYTWTPEAQARLERAPEGFMRDCTRALIQKHADKIGTTVITLEVANEGIEQAKGVMQEAMKTGNLKDIIANLTGKTTSS
- a CDS encoding radical SAM protein, with protein sequence MNSILYIFLPCKKVYPIGVTYLADFIHRRKPEVRQRILDLSLYPEKERSRMLRDAASAFRPDLVCFSWRDIQIFSPHEGDASLEHAFNFYFASNPFKRIVASVAGLKQLYRYYSHIRANLSYPWLIRREFPTAQIMIGGGAFTAFADQLIEKLPEGTIGILGEGEDAILKVVEGQPLDGERYIIRDGKQILKGEQRAPALLDALTVDLPYLTSIFPQYAEYLGEAIGVQTKRGCPYDCAFCLYPYIEGKRVRYRPPEMVVRDLSQHYHQWGARRFWFTDAQFITGKEAYPQCTEILERIIKEQLEIEWSGYIRTSLITPDLAKLMVRSGVGDLEVAITSGSQEVLNNLHMGFKLERLYDGCRYLAEAGFKGKVILNYSLNSPKETEKTLLQSVESYKVVASILGEDRVFPLMFFLGIQPNTDLEHRLLEEGYLSAGYNPLMLTPTSIRKLLYNPAPLNKIIAKACLAAWERKHGSRDPRAWTGSLSQTRSQAKYADDNLIRGIEGNSGRDALLTLEEILRSRQSSRSSTPSPEKTTATLAG
- a CDS encoding excinuclease ABC subunit UvrA, which codes for MSGSIIIRGAREHNLKNLDLEIPRDKLVVITGLSGSGKSSLAFDTIYAEGQRRYVESLSAYARQFLEQMGKPDVDAIEGLSPAISIEQKSTSHNPRSTVGTVTEIYDYLRLLFARVGHPFCFNCGEEITAQTVQQMVDAIRELPEGTKFQILAPIVRGRKGEYRKELLDMRRAGYVRARIDDRLVDLGEDIALDKQKKHTIEIIVDRLVMKSGEALARRLADSVETSLKLAGGLVGVLTEDGRTHLYSEKLACIRCGVSYPEITPRIFSFNSPHGACPACDGIGYAMTTGCPEDEDFTLLDLCSVCKGARLKPESLSVKIARRSIADVTQLSVRAAADFFQSLKLTERETLIAQRILKEVRERLGFLVNVGLDYLTLDRPAATLSGGEGQRIRLATQIGSGLVGVLYILDEPSIGLHQRDNRRLLQTLLRLRDMGNTVIVVEHDAETMRAADHILDLGPGAGAHGGRIIAQGTPADVMTNPESLTGRYLRGDLSVTLPHRERKPKGFLSVVGARKHNLKGITARVPLGLFTCVTGVSGSGKSTLVLEVLWHSLSQLLGTKQSAISPQPPSRHASRVTRHEEWRKVRSGDAVRLDGCKDLLGVEALDKVIDIDQSPIGRTPRSNPATYTGLFTFIRDLFSNLPESRVRGYKPGRYSFNVKGGRCEACQGDGLIKIEMHFLPDIYVTCEVCKGQRYNRETLDIHYKGRSIADILNMTVDEALEFFEPIPLIKAKLQTLHDVGLHYIKLGQSATTLSGGEAQRVKLSRELSKRATGRTLYILDEPTTGLHFADIQRLLDVLNRLVEAGNTVVVIEHNLDVIKNADWIIDLGPEGGDHGGEIVAEGTPREVARSRRSYTGQVLREAGVGGQRSSVNGQ
- a CDS encoding radical SAM protein, with the protein product MGKSLPIINVPQQLAGMLGSLGEQISRFVPAQGTSDVPRDGRTVDDFKPYLVALNLTKRCNLKCAHCYLDATTKAGGGSDELTTEECFRLIDQIAEVNNGCLLVITGGEPLTRPDILDIARHAVKLGFMVVFGTNGMLINDRMAKELVEIGVMGVGISIDSLDPLKHDKFRGLPGAWKGAVAGIEACKRNGLQFQIHFSTQPMNYKELPDVIEWAHTLGARVLNVFFMVCTGRGEELTDITPAQYEEVLGYLVECQDRYKDMLVRARCAPHFKRLAYEKDPNSPITKATGYMGGGCLAGTNYARVTPNGELTPCPYMPLSAGNVREKSFVELWEKSDIFDSFRYPHLKGKCGDCEYSEICGGCRARPYVDHGDWLDEDQWCLYTPKGGAKVRVAFNTPEETAVEWDEAAQTRLNRIPYFLRAMVKKGVERHAREQGIPVVTVELMEELRKKRFGNDAPVFKI
- a CDS encoding class I SAM-dependent methyltransferase, with the translated sequence MLQLDERPVRAEAPSESSATTVSSWSGKAREDAVQRMFTAIARFYDLNNSLLSFGLHHRWKHIAASYVPAVENGRAVDIGAGTADLALLIERRVGPKGYVVATDLNDAMLREGARKVARRGLSRRIPCLRANAEDLGFKDESVDAVTAGFCVRNVGNLPRALGEIHRVLKPGGRFVCLEFSQPVRPWLLRLYDWYSFRLLPRIGTLVAHDKTGVYHYLPASIRTFPDQERFSALLREAGFRQVEYRNLSGGIVAIHVAVK